A window from Fibrobacter sp. UWB11 encodes these proteins:
- the ispG gene encoding (E)-4-hydroxy-3-methylbut-2-enyl-diphosphate synthase encodes MLDFTTLPYVDDRFKAVRRETVQVRVGDALIGGNAPILVQSMTTTKPKDVEKTVAETLALAKVGCGLVRITAPTFADAQGLEEVMKRVRAAGCTVPVSADIHFQPKAAFEALKWVEKVRINPGNFVDTGILTLDQQTDKSFEEGKEKVAEAFTPFVQEAKRLGRAIRIGVNHGSLSARMIYRYGDTVEGMVESAIEYLAVCEAEHFDQVVLSLKSSNPRVAISAYRLLAARLKQEHFKPYPFHVGVTEAGAGSDGRLKSAAGIGALLLDGLADTIRVSLTEDPVAEVPVAQELIKACELKADAPKFAVPVLEKDPYHYERRETVPVTLAGVKIGGSEPVRVGMKADAVSLTGERRNAEFALAGLDAKPVVEFKDTMDIAGFAANPNSVPEVSLFCYTGPEMVMGVRALASALYAANRKDPILLYAKITDSEKDTLRVSADIGSLVTDGLGDAVVIDGYKSPKDSVILAFDILQAAYCRRSKTNFISCPSCGRTLYDIQQVMGKIKARFGHLQDISIGIMGCIVNGPGEMADADFGYVGGGPGRITLFEGKTAVKKNIPEEDAIEELVNLIKERGRWVEP; translated from the coding sequence ATGCTAGATTTTACTACACTTCCGTATGTTGATGACCGTTTTAAAGCGGTTCGCAGGGAAACTGTTCAAGTCCGCGTAGGCGATGCTTTGATAGGGGGCAATGCCCCCATTTTAGTTCAATCCATGACGACAACCAAGCCGAAGGACGTCGAAAAGACGGTGGCTGAAACACTTGCTTTGGCCAAGGTCGGTTGCGGTTTGGTGCGTATTACGGCGCCTACATTTGCCGATGCTCAGGGACTCGAAGAAGTCATGAAGCGCGTGCGTGCTGCCGGTTGCACGGTCCCTGTTTCTGCCGATATCCATTTCCAGCCGAAGGCTGCTTTCGAAGCGCTCAAGTGGGTGGAAAAGGTTCGCATCAACCCGGGTAACTTTGTAGATACTGGAATTTTGACGCTTGACCAGCAGACGGACAAGTCTTTTGAAGAAGGCAAGGAAAAGGTTGCCGAAGCATTTACTCCGTTTGTGCAAGAAGCAAAGCGCCTTGGCCGTGCTATCCGCATTGGCGTGAACCACGGTTCCTTGAGTGCCCGTATGATTTATCGCTATGGCGACACCGTGGAAGGCATGGTGGAAAGCGCCATCGAATATTTGGCTGTTTGTGAAGCCGAACATTTTGACCAGGTGGTCTTGAGCCTCAAGTCGAGCAATCCGCGCGTGGCTATTTCGGCTTACCGCTTGCTCGCCGCTCGATTGAAGCAGGAACACTTTAAGCCGTATCCGTTCCATGTGGGCGTGACAGAAGCGGGTGCCGGTTCCGACGGACGTTTGAAGTCTGCGGCTGGCATTGGTGCGCTTTTGCTCGATGGTCTTGCCGATACGATTCGCGTGTCGCTGACTGAAGATCCGGTGGCTGAAGTCCCGGTGGCGCAGGAACTCATCAAGGCTTGCGAACTCAAGGCGGATGCACCGAAGTTTGCTGTGCCGGTTTTGGAAAAGGATCCGTACCACTACGAACGCAGGGAAACTGTTCCGGTGACGCTTGCTGGCGTAAAGATCGGTGGTTCGGAACCGGTGCGTGTCGGCATGAAGGCCGATGCCGTGAGCCTCACAGGCGAACGCCGCAATGCAGAATTTGCTTTGGCAGGTCTCGATGCAAAGCCGGTTGTGGAATTCAAGGATACGATGGATATTGCGGGCTTTGCTGCAAATCCGAACTCCGTGCCGGAAGTATCGCTCTTCTGCTATACGGGCCCTGAAATGGTGATGGGCGTACGCGCTCTCGCTTCGGCTTTGTATGCTGCAAACCGCAAGGATCCGATTCTCCTTTATGCAAAGATTACAGATAGTGAAAAGGATACACTCCGTGTATCTGCCGACATTGGAAGCCTTGTGACGGACGGTCTTGGCGATGCCGTTGTAATCGACGGTTACAAGAGCCCGAAGGATTCTGTAATTCTCGCATTCGATATTTTGCAGGCCGCTTATTGCCGCCGTAGCAAGACAAACTTTATCAGCTGCCCGAGCTGCGGTCGTACACTTTACGACATCCAGCAGGTGATGGGCAAGATTAAGGCCCGCTTTGGACATTTGCAGGACATTTCGATTGGCATCATGGGATGCATCGTGAATGGCCCAGGTGAAATGGCTGATGCTGACTTCGGTTACGTGGGCGGAGGCCCCGGCCGTATTACGCTTTTTGAAGGCAAGACTGCCGTGAAGAAGAACATCCCCGAAGAAGACGCTATCGAGGAATTGGTGAATTTGATTAAGGAGCGCGGTCGCTGGGTCGAACCGTAA
- a CDS encoding phosphoglycerate dehydrogenase, translating into MATIKTMNNISKKGLSLFGSFYQVSDSIENPDAILVRSAQVDTDNFDGLLAVARAGAGVNNITIDKASAKGICVFNTPGANANAVAELVMTVLGMAVRNADKAAAWVKGLDVNDPDLAKTVESGKKKFAGMELAGKTLGVVGLGKIGVLVANYARWKNMRVIAYEPYPNANNMHELSNKVEIADLDTVIANSDFLTVHVPFIKGVTENLLNKKNLAQFKGSYIMNFARGGIVEMDPVNEMLASGSLQGYLCDFPTAELIKNDKVTCFPHLGASTEEAEENCAVMAVEELKDYIEFGCVRNSVNFPALVDHPHAGIKSRVVVINQDVPNMISEITKVFGAEGINIASFSNKSNGKIGYNLVDVESKVDDSIVEKLSKLDKVIKVRVIHF; encoded by the coding sequence ATGGCAACTATTAAGACGATGAACAACATTTCCAAGAAAGGCTTGAGCCTGTTTGGCTCGTTCTACCAGGTTTCCGATTCTATCGAAAATCCGGATGCTATCTTGGTGCGTTCTGCCCAGGTTGATACCGACAACTTTGATGGCCTTTTGGCTGTCGCTCGCGCTGGTGCTGGCGTGAACAACATCACGATTGACAAGGCTTCTGCAAAGGGCATTTGCGTGTTCAACACTCCGGGTGCAAACGCAAACGCTGTTGCCGAACTCGTGATGACCGTGCTCGGCATGGCTGTCCGTAACGCAGACAAGGCTGCTGCTTGGGTCAAGGGTCTCGATGTGAATGATCCGGATCTCGCAAAGACTGTCGAAAGCGGCAAGAAGAAGTTTGCTGGCATGGAACTTGCCGGCAAGACTCTCGGTGTTGTTGGTCTTGGCAAGATTGGCGTGCTCGTTGCTAACTACGCTCGTTGGAAAAACATGCGCGTGATCGCTTACGAACCGTATCCGAACGCAAACAACATGCATGAACTTTCTAACAAGGTCGAAATTGCTGATCTCGACACCGTGATTGCAAATTCTGACTTCCTCACGGTTCACGTTCCGTTCATCAAGGGCGTTACCGAAAACCTCCTCAACAAGAAGAACCTCGCTCAGTTCAAGGGTTCCTACATCATGAACTTTGCTCGTGGTGGCATTGTTGAAATGGATCCGGTGAACGAAATGCTCGCTTCTGGTTCCCTCCAGGGCTACCTCTGCGACTTCCCGACTGCAGAACTCATCAAGAACGACAAGGTCACTTGCTTCCCGCATCTCGGCGCTTCTACCGAAGAAGCTGAAGAAAACTGCGCAGTCATGGCTGTTGAAGAATTGAAGGACTACATCGAATTCGGTTGTGTCCGCAATTCCGTGAACTTCCCGGCTCTCGTCGATCATCCACATGCTGGCATCAAGAGTCGCGTTGTCGTGATCAACCAGGACGTTCCGAACATGATTTCTGAAATCACGAAGGTGTTCGGTGCAGAAGGCATCAACATTGCTTCTTTCAGCAACAAGAGCAATGGCAAGATCGGTTACAACCTCGTTGACGTCGAAAGCAAGGTCGATGATTCCATCGTCGAAAAGCTCTCCAAGCTCGACAAGGTCATCAAGGTCCGCGTGATCCACTTCTAG
- a CDS encoding long-chain fatty acid--CoA ligase, translating into MEELQFTSLPSMFFANCDRSDFKGWYHRKNGEWIHYSPQKLKTETKALALALNSLGLTKNESVGIIAPSSPNWLIADIAIQLNQACVVPLFPNISSENFLFQINDANVRILIVNSIEELDAPLLENLSFFKTIICMENSSSRPPNGIYWNELIKRGSDALADKMRAKWIDNQLATINPDDQFSIIYTSGSTGRPKGAELTHRNMLVQIQNIAPMFRFDTQKDSCLTILPVAHVLERMAVYFYTLSGVSIYFGDNPKNLSHMLREVRPTIMIVVPRILERLYEAMTTAADRAKGLKRFAIKQAIKIAKIKDPTKRPCIMQRILNLLVYKQMREAVGGNFRMIISGSSSLNKSILRFLLNIGLPVFEGYGMTECSPVVSANCKQAIKPGSIGKPLPHLEVRIGECSEIQIRGESVFKGYHNRPDLNEKAFTEDGFYHSGDQGYFDDDGYLYFTGRIKELLKTSTGKYVSPNPIELEIIRHPLVEQALVIANDRKFVSAIIWLNPVGARRMLKPQNEDYDVENALRSPLVRDAINRHIEHINEKLNHWEQIRKWTLIGDELTIESGLLTPTLKIRRTVAEKRYAEQIEKMYS; encoded by the coding sequence ATGGAAGAGCTTCAGTTTACATCTCTACCGTCGATGTTCTTCGCGAACTGTGACCGCTCCGATTTCAAAGGATGGTATCACCGTAAAAACGGCGAGTGGATTCACTATTCTCCCCAAAAACTGAAGACCGAAACAAAAGCTCTTGCGCTTGCACTGAATTCCCTCGGATTGACAAAAAACGAAAGCGTCGGCATCATTGCCCCAAGTTCACCAAACTGGCTCATTGCAGATATAGCCATTCAACTGAACCAAGCCTGTGTCGTTCCACTTTTCCCAAACATCTCATCCGAGAATTTTTTATTCCAAATTAACGATGCGAACGTCAGAATTCTCATCGTCAATTCAATCGAAGAACTTGATGCACCGCTCCTCGAGAACCTCTCATTTTTCAAAACCATTATATGCATGGAGAACAGCTCATCGCGTCCACCCAATGGTATATACTGGAACGAACTTATCAAAAGAGGATCGGACGCTCTTGCCGACAAGATGCGAGCTAAATGGATTGACAATCAGCTAGCAACAATCAATCCTGACGACCAGTTCAGCATCATCTACACAAGCGGTTCTACAGGACGTCCCAAAGGCGCCGAACTCACGCACCGAAACATGCTTGTACAAATTCAAAACATAGCACCTATGTTCCGGTTCGACACACAAAAAGATTCGTGTCTCACAATTCTCCCGGTAGCCCATGTTCTTGAACGCATGGCCGTGTATTTTTACACCTTAAGCGGAGTTTCCATTTACTTTGGAGACAATCCCAAGAATCTCTCGCACATGTTGCGCGAAGTCCGCCCGACCATCATGATTGTCGTGCCTCGCATTCTCGAACGTCTTTACGAAGCCATGACTACTGCTGCAGACCGTGCAAAAGGTCTTAAGCGATTCGCCATTAAACAAGCTATCAAGATTGCCAAAATTAAAGACCCCACCAAGCGTCCGTGCATAATGCAACGGATTCTCAATCTGCTTGTTTACAAACAAATGCGCGAAGCAGTCGGTGGAAACTTCCGCATGATCATTTCGGGCAGCAGTTCTCTCAACAAATCTATTCTACGTTTTTTGCTGAATATCGGTCTCCCCGTTTTCGAAGGCTACGGCATGACAGAATGTTCACCTGTCGTTTCGGCCAATTGCAAACAAGCTATCAAACCCGGTTCCATAGGCAAACCTCTCCCCCACCTCGAAGTAAGAATCGGTGAATGTAGCGAAATTCAAATTCGCGGCGAAAGTGTCTTTAAAGGCTACCACAACCGTCCAGACTTGAATGAAAAAGCATTTACCGAAGACGGATTTTATCATTCCGGCGACCAAGGCTATTTTGACGATGACGGGTATCTTTACTTTACCGGACGCATCAAGGAACTTCTTAAAACAAGCACCGGGAAATACGTGAGCCCCAACCCCATCGAGCTCGAAATCATCCGCCATCCGCTTGTAGAGCAAGCTCTTGTCATAGCAAATGATCGCAAATTTGTATCGGCAATTATTTGGCTAAACCCCGTCGGTGCACGTCGTATGCTCAAGCCGCAAAACGAAGATTACGATGTAGAAAACGCACTGAGATCACCGCTTGTCCGCGATGCTATCAACCGCCATATCGAACATATCAACGAAAAGTTGAACCATTGGGAACAAATTCGCAAATGGACTTTAATCGGTGATGAACTCACCATCGAATCAGGGCTCTTGACCCCCACATTAAAAATTCGGCGCACCGTTGCTGAAAAACGGTACGCCGAACAAATCGAAAAGATGTATTCTTAG
- the serS gene encoding serine--tRNA ligase — translation MLDIKKIRENPEYYIAETEKKYTTVSLRDVLAVDNERRPLLTEVERLKSERNAQSKRIGELKKKGENADEAQAATRELGNKIDELDKKLKELDYKQTEMLMHVPNIAPRSPEGKDSSDNVVEKDGPIPFDYYTKNDDFARVDHKTLGERLGIFDFERGAKISGSGFPVYRGLGSRLERALIQFFLDEHQKAGFEEFTPPYLVTRNTMRGTGQLPKFEEDMYRCDKDDDLFLIPTAEVPLTNLYSGEVIPESELPKRICAYSACFRREAGSYGKDTRGLLRLHQFNKVEMVYFAHPEHSYEDHEELTRFGEKLLEKLGLPYHRLALCKGDLGFGAAKCYDLEVYAPVEKKWLEVSSCSNFEDYQARRANIKTKVNGKNVYLHTLNGSGLATPRVMVGICDNYQQKDGSLKIPEVLRPYMGGLEFIKPKA, via the coding sequence ATGCTTGACATTAAGAAAATCCGCGAAAATCCGGAATATTATATTGCTGAAACCGAAAAGAAATATACGACCGTAAGCCTTCGTGACGTGCTCGCCGTTGATAACGAACGCCGCCCGCTCCTCACCGAAGTCGAACGCCTCAAGAGTGAACGCAACGCCCAATCCAAGCGCATCGGCGAACTCAAGAAGAAAGGCGAAAACGCTGACGAAGCCCAGGCCGCAACACGCGAACTCGGCAACAAGATTGACGAACTCGACAAGAAGCTCAAGGAACTCGACTACAAGCAGACCGAAATGCTCATGCACGTTCCGAACATCGCTCCGCGTTCTCCGGAAGGCAAGGACAGTTCGGACAACGTTGTCGAAAAAGACGGCCCGATTCCGTTTGACTACTACACCAAGAACGATGACTTCGCCCGCGTCGACCACAAGACTCTCGGCGAACGCCTTGGCATTTTTGACTTTGAACGTGGCGCCAAGATTTCTGGTTCCGGCTTCCCGGTTTACCGCGGTCTCGGCTCCCGCCTCGAACGCGCCCTCATCCAGTTCTTCCTCGACGAACACCAGAAGGCTGGCTTCGAAGAATTCACTCCGCCGTACCTCGTTACCCGCAACACCATGCGCGGCACGGGTCAGCTCCCGAAGTTCGAAGAAGACATGTACCGTTGCGACAAGGATGATGACCTGTTCCTCATCCCGACTGCAGAAGTCCCGCTCACCAACCTCTACTCTGGCGAAGTGATTCCGGAATCTGAACTTCCGAAACGCATCTGCGCCTACTCCGCTTGCTTCCGCCGCGAAGCAGGTAGCTACGGCAAGGACACCCGCGGTCTTCTCCGCTTGCACCAGTTCAACAAGGTTGAAATGGTTTACTTCGCTCATCCGGAACACAGCTACGAAGATCACGAAGAACTCACCCGCTTCGGTGAAAAACTCCTCGAAAAGCTCGGCCTCCCGTACCACCGCCTTGCACTCTGCAAGGGCGACCTCGGTTTCGGAGCAGCCAAGTGCTACGACCTCGAAGTTTACGCTCCGGTCGAAAAGAAGTGGCTCGAAGTCAGCTCCTGCTCGAACTTCGAAGACTACCAGGCACGCCGCGCCAACATCAAGACGAAGGTCAACGGCAAGAACGTCTACCTCCACACGCTTAATGGCTCTGGCCTCGCCACTCCGCGCGTGATGGTCGGCATCTGCGACAACTACCAGCAGAAAGACGGCTCGCTCAAGATTCCTGAAGTCCTCCGTCCGTACATGGGTGGGCTTGAGTTTATCAAACCGAAAGCCTAA
- a CDS encoding MiaB/RimO family radical SAM methylthiotransferase, with amino-acid sequence MIVVLSQGCAANFGDGEKIARLLSKKSEVTFTFPEPTNATKNAANFENAASPADCHTEKPEAFYLNVCTVKGNSGALKLLRKAASTYPNVPIYITGCAPKDFREEAIRAVPKVQFTTLSELEKEQQLGYDSGNAIQDRTRYKKSDENFARHRNVLRESPFVGIVNIEEGCLDACAFCSTHLVKGRLHSYAPNAIVDQVQSLVDDGCLEIQLTGQDCACYGFDIGTNLAELTQRILTHVNGNYRIRLGMGNPRHVLGYQEALLDCFTDERIYKFIHIPVQSGSENVLKAMNRRHTAQDYITLANEFNKRFSKFTLSTDLIVGYPGESAEDFNDTLNILKETRPTVCNITRFVARPNTVAARLEASAAAVPDNVKHERSAILAEAFQKIALENNSNWIGDECTVVTEKPGYRSGTTIARNMAYRPVALQGSFPAGTTLRVRITDAEPFALLAEPIA; translated from the coding sequence ATGATAGTCGTCTTAAGCCAAGGCTGCGCCGCAAACTTCGGCGACGGTGAAAAAATAGCGCGCCTACTCTCGAAAAAATCCGAAGTCACCTTCACATTTCCAGAACCCACAAATGCGACGAAAAACGCCGCAAATTTTGAAAATGCCGCGTCCCCCGCGGACTGTCACACAGAAAAGCCTGAAGCGTTTTATTTGAACGTCTGTACGGTCAAAGGAAATTCAGGCGCCCTCAAGCTATTACGCAAAGCAGCAAGCACTTATCCAAACGTTCCCATTTACATCACGGGTTGCGCCCCCAAGGACTTCCGCGAAGAAGCAATTCGAGCCGTCCCAAAAGTGCAATTTACAACTCTTTCGGAGCTCGAAAAAGAACAGCAATTGGGGTATGATTCGGGTAATGCCATACAAGACCGCACTCGCTATAAAAAATCCGACGAGAACTTTGCCCGCCATAGGAACGTCCTTCGCGAATCGCCATTCGTCGGCATCGTGAATATCGAAGAAGGCTGCCTCGATGCTTGCGCTTTTTGCAGCACGCATCTCGTCAAGGGACGTCTCCACAGCTATGCGCCCAACGCGATTGTCGATCAAGTTCAATCGCTCGTCGACGATGGATGCCTCGAAATTCAGCTTACAGGCCAAGACTGCGCCTGCTACGGCTTTGACATCGGCACAAATCTCGCCGAACTTACGCAGAGAATCCTCACGCACGTAAACGGGAATTACCGCATTCGACTCGGCATGGGCAATCCGCGCCATGTCCTCGGCTATCAAGAAGCATTGCTCGATTGCTTCACGGACGAACGCATTTACAAGTTTATCCACATTCCTGTTCAAAGCGGTAGCGAAAACGTGCTCAAGGCAATGAACCGCCGCCATACCGCACAAGATTACATAACCCTTGCAAACGAGTTCAACAAACGCTTTAGCAAGTTCACACTCAGCACCGATTTGATCGTGGGCTATCCCGGAGAATCCGCCGAAGACTTCAACGATACGCTAAATATCTTGAAAGAAACGCGTCCGACAGTCTGCAATATCACGCGATTCGTTGCGCGTCCGAACACTGTTGCCGCACGCCTCGAAGCAAGTGCCGCTGCCGTACCCGACAATGTTAAGCACGAGCGTTCCGCGATTCTCGCCGAAGCATTCCAAAAAATCGCGCTCGAAAACAACAGCAACTGGATTGGCGACGAATGTACCGTAGTCACTGAGAAACCCGGCTACCGCAGCGGCACGACAATCGCCCGCAACATGGCTTACCGCCCCGTAGCGCTTCAGGGTTCGTTCCCTGCGGGAACAACGCTTCGCGTCCGCATCACCGATGCGGAACCCTTCGCTCTGCTCGCAGAACCTATCGCCTAA
- a CDS encoding SpoIID/LytB domain-containing protein, with protein MSPLALAIPLDPIEASSVSEQTIVPQKIAKELNRPIQVGVFVGVPSITVRQKNEEFHITASKGKLKIKTKAKRQQTIDRRVFKATGSTTGECIAIATDKASLNKACYEGEFVVTANGNKVNAINIIDIEEYLRGVVPYEIGKLDESKFEALKAQAVAARTYAYKHFGSRKTQGFDVYADTRDQVYKGLHSATEITDKAVRETEGVVMTYNGEFITAYYHSTCGGETEGVATWGRPDHPYLKNKPDLRPDGTPWCRESNYTEWTREFTEDELQDLFQINAKEAKANVPSFSSIKSMHIQDTLKSGRIHTLVVETNNGTFTAKADKIRWLFKRSSTILPSCFFRIHRNGNQWILKGKGFGHGVGLCQMGARARAQAGQSYIQILTHYYPGITLEKFTR; from the coding sequence ATGTCGCCATTAGCTTTGGCGATACCGCTAGATCCGATTGAAGCAAGCAGTGTATCCGAGCAGACCATCGTTCCTCAAAAAATCGCAAAGGAACTCAATCGCCCTATCCAAGTGGGCGTTTTTGTAGGCGTGCCAAGCATCACCGTCCGCCAAAAGAACGAAGAGTTCCACATCACAGCCTCTAAAGGCAAACTCAAAATCAAGACAAAGGCGAAACGCCAACAGACTATAGACCGCCGCGTATTCAAAGCCACTGGGTCTACAACAGGCGAATGTATTGCCATCGCAACCGACAAGGCATCCCTCAACAAAGCCTGCTACGAAGGTGAATTCGTGGTCACCGCCAATGGCAACAAGGTAAACGCCATCAACATCATCGACATCGAAGAATACTTGCGCGGCGTAGTCCCCTACGAAATCGGCAAACTCGACGAATCCAAATTCGAAGCGCTCAAGGCTCAAGCCGTTGCCGCCCGAACATACGCTTACAAGCACTTCGGGAGTCGCAAAACACAAGGCTTCGACGTCTACGCCGACACGCGTGACCAAGTTTACAAAGGCCTCCACAGCGCGACCGAAATCACGGACAAAGCAGTCCGCGAAACCGAAGGTGTCGTGATGACGTACAACGGTGAATTTATCACCGCCTACTACCATTCTACCTGCGGTGGCGAAACAGAAGGCGTTGCCACCTGGGGCCGCCCAGACCATCCCTATCTCAAGAACAAACCCGATCTTCGCCCAGATGGAACCCCTTGGTGCAGAGAATCCAACTACACCGAATGGACTCGTGAATTTACCGAAGACGAATTGCAAGACTTATTCCAGATAAACGCCAAAGAAGCCAAAGCGAACGTCCCGAGTTTTTCGAGCATCAAGTCAATGCACATTCAAGACACGCTCAAGAGCGGCCGCATCCACACGCTCGTCGTAGAAACGAACAACGGCACGTTCACCGCAAAAGCAGACAAAATCCGCTGGCTGTTTAAACGCAGCAGCACCATCCTCCCCTCCTGTTTTTTCCGCATCCATCGCAACGGAAATCAATGGATTCTTAAAGGCAAGGGTTTCGGCCATGGTGTCGGGCTCTGCCAAATGGGCGCACGCGCACGCGCACAAGCAGGGCAAAGCTACATTCAAATTTTAACGCACTATTATCCCGGCATCACGCTGGAAAAATTCACCAGATGA
- the def gene encoding peptide deformylase: MAILPIRIYGDPVLRKKCEPITEITPELRQLAKDMLETMYEAPGCGLAAPQIGKNIRLVVIDTAIPDEEEPRPYIMFNPEWEAEPDAKPADYDEGCLSLPDIFCNVVRPDRVTVRFFDINGEAQEIHNCEGLFARCIQHECDHLNGDLFVDKISTSDRTLNQSKLRKMAKETQAKLKKK, translated from the coding sequence ATGGCTATTCTCCCCATCAGAATTTACGGTGATCCGGTGCTTCGCAAAAAGTGCGAACCCATTACCGAAATCACGCCGGAACTCCGCCAGCTCGCAAAAGACATGCTCGAAACCATGTACGAAGCACCAGGCTGTGGACTTGCAGCACCGCAGATAGGCAAGAACATCCGTCTCGTGGTTATCGACACCGCCATCCCCGACGAAGAAGAACCGCGCCCGTACATTATGTTCAATCCCGAATGGGAAGCAGAACCGGATGCAAAGCCAGCCGACTACGACGAAGGTTGCCTCTCGCTCCCGGATATTTTCTGCAACGTAGTCCGTCCGGACCGTGTCACGGTGCGATTCTTCGACATTAACGGTGAAGCTCAGGAAATTCACAACTGTGAAGGTCTGTTCGCACGCTGCATCCAGCACGAATGTGACCACCTGAACGGCGACCTCTTTGTCGATAAGATTTCGACATCGGACCGCACGCTGAACCAGTCCAAGCTCCGCAAGATGGCCAAAGAAACTCAAGCGAAGCTCAAGAAGAAATAA
- the yajC gene encoding preprotein translocase subunit YajC, which yields MKLSALLVTLSSIAAFAQDAAAAQPEQPGALASFLPIILLFVVMWLFFIRPKQKEMKQMDEMRKQLKKGDKVMTAAGIIGTIASMEENIITLRTGTSTIEFEKAAILRVLNNDLSAKVEEKK from the coding sequence ATGAAACTTTCTGCACTTCTCGTGACTCTTTCCTCCATCGCCGCTTTCGCACAGGATGCAGCAGCAGCCCAGCCGGAACAGCCGGGTGCACTCGCCAGCTTCCTCCCCATCATTCTTCTCTTTGTTGTGATGTGGCTCTTCTTCATCCGCCCGAAGCAGAAGGAAATGAAGCAGATGGACGAAATGCGCAAGCAGCTCAAGAAGGGTGACAAGGTCATGACCGCAGCAGGCATCATCGGCACCATCGCTAGCATGGAAGAAAACATCATCACGCTCCGCACTGGCACCTCCACCATCGAATTCGAAAAGGCTGCTATCCTCCGCGTCCTCAACAACGACCTTTCCGCTAAGGTCGAAGAAAAGAAGTAA
- a CDS encoding Crp/Fnr family transcriptional regulator, whose translation MEIAADKILCMQGDTPHSFYIVKKGTLVATYKDEQNEIQTKNLGPGSTFGEMSLVEGEPLEYTVRAEEDSEIEVIPQSLFQETMEKQPIWMKSIISFLTQRNRIAKENKRKKEFITSFPSLLFILAKSEDKLISLKTIKNELKNFSNLSSLETYKLLLILQDFKLIRLQAESLTIENEKLIELLYDTLRLRAIYKNSSHYILSLTEQAVLSAFVKTASEKGELQPNGLVAVKTTDLAAQTKHSMHGMTLTMRSLESLLQKRLLQAAPQTSTKNNDLPGLEFIEKFSADFDRLLNLVELNRIYPLLDKKLITVQ comes from the coding sequence ATGGAAATCGCTGCTGATAAAATTCTTTGCATGCAAGGAGACACGCCCCACTCCTTCTATATCGTCAAAAAAGGAACCCTTGTCGCAACATACAAGGACGAACAAAACGAAATCCAGACAAAGAATTTAGGACCGGGTTCCACATTCGGCGAAATGAGTCTTGTCGAAGGCGAACCCCTGGAATATACAGTACGCGCAGAAGAAGACAGCGAAATCGAAGTCATCCCGCAAAGTTTATTCCAGGAGACGATGGAAAAACAGCCTATCTGGATGAAATCCATCATTTCGTTTTTAACGCAACGCAACCGCATAGCAAAAGAAAACAAACGCAAGAAAGAATTTATTACATCGTTTCCATCACTTTTATTCATTCTTGCAAAATCCGAAGACAAATTAATCAGCTTAAAAACAATCAAGAACGAGCTTAAGAATTTTTCAAATTTGTCTTCACTCGAGACATACAAACTATTGCTCATTTTACAAGATTTTAAGTTGATCCGCTTGCAAGCAGAATCGCTTACCATCGAAAACGAAAAGCTCATCGAGCTCCTTTATGACACGCTCCGGCTCAGAGCAATCTACAAGAATTCTTCGCACTACATTCTATCGCTCACAGAGCAAGCCGTGCTCTCAGCTTTCGTCAAAACAGCAAGCGAAAAAGGTGAACTACAGCCAAACGGTCTTGTAGCCGTCAAGACAACTGATCTTGCCGCACAAACAAAACATTCCATGCACGGAATGACACTCACGATGCGAAGCCTCGAATCGCTCCTGCAAAAGCGATTGTTGCAAGCCGCACCGCAAACATCCACAAAGAACAACGATTTGCCCGGGCTAGAATTCATCGAAAAATTTTCAGCCGATTTCGATAGATTGCTGAACCTAGTCGAGCTCAACCGCATCTACCCGTTATTGGACAAGAAATTAATTACTGTTCAATAG